The genomic region GCCACCAACATAAACAAAAGTACTGCGATTAGCGATACACCGGCTTTATTCAAATTTAAATTATTACGCATAGGAAACCTCTTACCTTAATCCCTAGGACCGTTACTAGGAATTGGAATGATTAGTTCTGATCTTCCTTTCGTAGAAGATCCTCCATTTGCAGCTCCACGACTAACTTGCAAAAGCAGACGCATCGCTTTCACATTCTTTTTATCCGCCTTATGGGCCTCGGCATCAAAGGGAGGATTGCTAAAGCTATAACTTGAGCTAGCAATCTTCTTTACCTTAAGATCTTCGATGGAAACCTTTCCCTGGTATACAAGCGGCGAAAAACAGGCAAAGGTAAAAGCTAAGCAAACCCCTTCTATTTTTTGGGAGACCGTAAAGCGCATAGACCGAGTGCCACTTCCACCATTTATATCAAGCGGAGGAAAGAAAAAGAAATCGTCAATCAACTTCTTACCTTCAACCTTAGGGAAATCACCTGTACTAATGCTTCTGAAGCCAACCGACATGTGGTCCACTCCAGGAACAAACGCAAGACTTCTGTTCCGAGCATCATTCGCATATATATCGGTCACGCCAGGAGAGTTGATTTTAAACGAAATTTCGTATTCCTGATTTTTTTCCAAAGTGAGATTGCCAAAACTTGTACACACATCGCTCCATACCGGTGTTCCCTCGATTGTTTCGTTTTTTACAGCAAACACCTGGTTAATTTTTTGATTCGGACCATCATAATAATTTTGAGTTTCTCGGTCATAGTTCGAGAAAAAGTTCGATAACGTAAGAGTCGTTCCCCCAATTCCAACTTCACCGTTTATATTTACAGACTTAAGGCCAACATACTTAGCATCACCGATTCTAGAAACAAAATTGAAATCTGAATGGTCCGGATCCGGGGGGAATATTTGAACAACATCATCGCCCACAGCACTTGGTGTCGCAGGAGCAACCTTAAAGGAGTCCACTCCAGTCGCCATATCCATCGTGTCTAGATCAGATTCGTTCACCCCAGCGCAAGGTTCATCCATACTAGCAACAAAGCCCGTCTTAACATCAAGTAGCTTACAAGTACGCTTGAGCGTTCTATCTTTAACAAACCAGTTAATCTCTTCCGTTGCTACATAGTACCCCGATTCATCGTACCGCAAGCGACGGAACTTGATATTGCTAAATTTTTCAGTATCAGTACTAATCAAAAAAGATGAATAATCATCGTTCAGGGGATCCATGTAGACACTTGAGTGCACTTCCCCAAAGGCATCTCCGTATATAGGACCTCCAGCTGCTTTTCCTGCCTCTTTTGCACTTTTCGTCCCCATCTGTTCAAGGTCGTTCTTAAAAAGCGCCGCAACGCTTTCCGCTTCTTGTGTAGCCTCGATCATTTTTTCGGTACGAACACGGAATCTGGTGGAATTACTAAAAGCTTCTCCGGCAACAACAACGACAATGCCTACAATCGCCATGTAGACAAGAAGTTCCATAAGGGTAAAGCCGTCTTTTTTTATGTAATTCATTTGACTACCCCCGAAACCGTGATAGACTGGTTTGGTTCCGAATTGGAGCATTTAAAGCACCAAAGAACTTTGACATCCAGACGTTTCGCATAGACATGCCTAATTGTATCATTATCCATTTCCAAATACTTAGACGTGGTCTTTGCCATATAAGCCGTATCTGGAGAAACCTTTACGACCACATCATAGTCGACAGCCATCGTATTTTCGATTATCCCCGGCTGTCCCCTCCATTTTCTGTTGACCTTGATTGTATCGGGTTTTCCCTTTGAAGTTGCAAGCGTCCAATAAGTCTCGTCAGTAGCATTGTCATGAACCTGTATCAGTTTGTCATTGTTCTCTGTAGACAGACTGGCAATTCCCAAGGCTCCTAAGGAATCGATGATATTTTGAGCAACCTCAGTCGCCCCATCACGACCGCGAATACGCAATAAAGCGTCATGGTTGCCGGCTTGTAAATTCATAACAGCCATATAGAGAAATCCAAGCACAACGGCAGCAACCATCACCTCGACAATGCCGAAGCCCCGTTTGTTTTGGAAACCCAAATTTTTATGTAATTTGCCACACACCATAACACCACCTACAATTCAGTCCAGTTATTCCAATTGTTGTTCTGTGACCCGTCGTCTTCAACCTTCCACATTGGAATCACTTTTTTTACATTCTTTTTTCTGATATTCTTATCATTACTAGCGGCACCGTAAATATTCATCGTACCGTACCGAATACAAATGCCACCACTCAAAGGCATCGAGGAAAGTCCTATGTATCGATGAGGGTCAAAAGCTTTCATGGATGAGGGACTCAAATCATCGCTTATCCAACTTTTCATTGTTGTCGGGCACCCCTCTCCGCTTGGTACAAATTTTGCGGGGGAATCGATTCGCAACGAATCAATTTTTCCCTTTGGTTGAGAACAATTTCTCTCTATAGTATCACGATAAACAACTATCTGCTGTAAATCGCTATCAAAAACTTTCAGACACAGGACTTCGTTGCGCTGAGCAGCCAAAGCCGAAACACGCTCTACAAATGCAGCCGTATTCCTGGCAGCATCCTTGATTCGCGCATTCGCTACAGCCCGCTGCAAGCCCGCCACCCCTACACTCGAAAGGATCCCCATGATGGACACCACCACCAGGACTTCAACTAGGGTATAACCCGCCTTCATTTTGCGAGCAGTGCGCATTGCAAACAGCATATTCGTATCCTTACACAACATCGTACCAAAGATAATTCATTCGTGAAGGAGACATTCCAAAACGCGTGCCAAATACACGCCAAAGGAAGCATCCCCGACACTCTGAACTTAAAATAACTTTTTTTTTACAAAACGTTTCAAAAAAAATAAAAAATAGCGAAATAATGCAAAAAACTCCTTTTTTTTCGATAAATTTCGCCCTTTTGAATTCGAGTTTTCCTCAAAATTATTCCAAATTGGAATATTCCAGCCTCATACAATCCAGCTTTTACATTTTCTGTAAAACAAGGTAATCCCAATTCTTCTATATTTACTTTGTAATTAACAATGAATTCCTTAGCGGATTCATTTTTGGGAGAGTTAAAAGATGACAAAAAGGCTTACGCTACTCATGGTAGCCAGTTTCCTTTATTTTACCGCCTGTGGTGATTCCACATCCGGTTCCGGCCCAGACAGCCTGACTTATGTCAATGAGGACGGCGAAGAAATCTCGATTGACGTGTCCACCGGCAGCTTCAAGGACCCCCGCGACGGAAAATCATACAATACCGTCACCATCGGCGAACAGACCTGGATGGTCGAGAACCTGGCCTATTCCGGAGGAGGAGACTCTCCTTCCGATGAGAAGTACGATTGGACATCCGCTCAGAGCGCCTGCCCCGAAGGTTGGCACCTATCTCAGACAAAGGAATGGCTTGAACTATTCAAAGCTCTCGAAAAGGTTTACGGAGATTCCGCCGGCTGGGCACTCAAATCGACCAGCGGCTGGGAAAGTGACACGACCGACGGAGAAGTGGTCAGCGGTAACGGCGGCAACATTCTGAATTTCGACATCAAACCGACCGGAATTTGCAGAGGTTCCGACTGCCGCTACCAAGGCAAGATGGCCGGGTTCTGGACCATGTCAAAGGTAGACCGCGACGGCTACGCCGACTATATCCGTTTCGAAAGGGACCCGAGCTGGCATTCCAACGACATCTACAGAGATGCAAGATTGCACGTCCGCTGCGTGAACGACAAAGGCACTATCTTTGAATCGCTAGGCAAGTGCACCGACGAAAAGGAAAGTTCCGTCGGTGAGCATAAATCCTCATTTTACATTTGTAAGGATGGCTTCTGGGAAACCGCAAACCTGGAGCAGAAGCTTAATTTTGCCATTGGCGAATGCAACGCAGAAATCGCAAACCAGCGGTTCATGCTGCAGGACACGAGTTTCCTGTGCGAAGCATCAGAATATTCAACGATCGTGTACCCGACACCGGACGGACCAGGAGAAATCGGCTATACCACATCCTATCATTGGATATACACCCCCAAGGACACCATCCTTAAGGAATGCGAAATTGCAGGAGATACGCTCTGCCAATATATCGACTCCACCTTCCACTATAGCCTGGGATACTGGTACGAAGCCAACATCAACGAAGTTAAAAAGTGTGACAGCACGATAAACGGCGAGATGGTCTCCTTGAACAAGCAAAAATATGTTTGCCAGGACAATAAGTGGAAGGTCGCCAGCCAAGCCGACGAAGAAGAAGGTCTGTGCGACGCGAGCCGGCAATACGACATGATTACCATCGGCAAGGGTGAATTCAATAGCCAGAAATATGTATGCGCCGGAAACCGCTGGTACCCCCTCCAGGCTCCCGAAGATAGCCTCGGACTTTGCACCAACAACGGAGAAAAGGGAACTTACAGAGGACAGGAATTTATCTGTAATACAAGCGAACATATCTGGTACCACCATTTTACGGATTCCCGCGACAATAGGGAATACAGGAGCGTCCTTCTGAGAGGCATGCTCGTCATGGCAGAAAACGTGAAATACGGTGGAGACAGCATGTATGTATGGCACGAAGCGATGGCCCTTGATGAATCGTGCGACTCGCTCTATTGTGCCGAAGCCGATTTCGACACATCGGGACATCAGGGAATATGCCCCGACGGATGGGAGCTCCTCACCGCTTCTGAAGCAAGTAACCTGCTCGATTTCTACGCCGTTCCGAGCATATATACGTCATCGTCTACCGATGACGACTACCACTCGGCGCTCTCAAGGAATGGGTGGCCAAGGCCCCTTGGCAACAACAGGTCCGGATTAAACTTTACCCCCAACAAAATTGACACTGCATACGCCATGGAAACCTATGTCATCAGCTCTTCCTCTCACAGCATGGAAATCGGCACCAGGTCGACAGGCGAAATCGAATATATCGAGTACAACGCCTCCACATGGATTTCCAAGGAATCAACGGGAAGCTGGTCATGGCCGAACAAACCGGGAGACAGAAGCACGATCGCCTACCAGTTACATTTTCACCAAACCGTGTACTTTGTCGGCACCTACGATTTTAGCGAGTCTATGTCACCGAGCTCGGATTATAAGAAGAAATCAAAGGCGCCTGTCCGCTGCAAGAAAAAACTGCTGTAAAACGCGGCATACGGCTTTTGACGCCTTCGGCGTCCGTGGCGGCTCAAAAATGGGTCCGCAAGCGGCCCCGCTTTCTCGCCTTGCACACTTTTGCTATATGGCGCTCCTTCGGAGCGCATATAGCACGGCTCGGTCATGCCAATTGGCTTTTGAGCCATTGGCGCGACCCTCGCCTTTTGCTATATTTGTCCCCGCATTAATATGTATGGCGCAGGTTGCGCCACATTAACTAACCGGAGGCAAAAATGGCTCTACAGTTCTACAACACCGCATCGCGCAAGAAAGAAGTTTTCACTCTCCCCGAAGGCGTCCCCGCCGTGCGCATGTACTGTTGCGGCCCGACGGTGTACCATTTCGCCCATATCGGCAACCTCCGCACCTACATTTTCGAAGACTTTTTGGTGCGTACGCTCAAGTACTACGGCTACAAGGTGAACCACATCGTGAACATCACCGACGTGGGCCACCTCACGAGCGACGCCGACTCTGGCGACGACAAGATGGAAAAGGGCGCCGCCCGCGAAGGCAAGTCTGTCTGGGACATCGCGAAGTTCTACACCGACGCTTTCATGGCCGACTGGCACCGCCTCAACATCCAGGAACCAACCCGCTGGACGCCTGCCACGCAGCACATCCAGGAACAGATCGACCTGGTAAAAACCTTGGAAGAAAAGGGTTACACCTACCGCACATCCGACGGCATCTACTTCGACAGCCTTAAGTTCCCGCGCTATGCCGACTTCGCACGCCTCGACGTGGAAAACCTGCGCAAGGGTAGCCGCATCGACATGGGCGAAAAGCATAACGCCACCGACTTTGCCCTGTGGAAGTTCAGCCCGAAGGACAAGAAGCGCGCCATGGAATGGGACAGCCCGTGGGGCGTCGGATTCCCCGGCTGGCACATCGAATGCTCCGCCATGGCCATGAAGTACAACGGCCCGACGCTCGACATCCACTGCGGCGGTACGGACCACATCCGCGTGCACCACACCAACGAAATCGCCCAGAGCGAATGCGCCAACGGCGTGCCGTTCGCCCGTTTCTGGATGCACGGCGAATTCCTGCGCACCGCAAGCGAAGAAAAACTGGAAGACGGCACCACCGAGACTAAGTTCGGCAAGATGAGCAAGTCCAGCGGCGAATTCCTGACGGTTTCGCTCCTCATGGACCGCGGCTTCAACCCGCTCGACTACCGCTTCTTCGCCATCGGCAGCCACTACCGCAACTACCTGAACTTCACATGGGAAGCTCTGGAAGGTGCGAAGGAAGGCCTCAAGAGCCTGCACAAGAAGACGGACCCGCTGATCGGTAAGGCTACCGCTATCGAAAGCGATGCTGCCAAGGCGTTCCAGAACGAATTCAAGGAAGCCATCGGTGACGACCTGAACATGCCGCGTGCACTCGGTATCATGAACACGATGCTCAAGAGCGATATCGATGACGGCGAGAAGGCCGCCCTGGTGGCCGACTTCGACCAGATTTTCGGTCTGAAGCTCGACGAGCCCCGTGAAGAATACGCCAAGAAGGGCGCAAACGACGGCGTGGATGTCGCAAAGATCGAAGCGCTGATTGCCGCCCGTAAGGAAGCTCGCGCCAACAAGAACTGGGCCGAAAGTGACCGCATCCGCGACGAACTCGCCGCCATGAACGTGGTCATCAAGGACAGCAAGGAAGGCACGACCTGGGAAATCAAGGGATAAGCCCAAACGCAAACCTTGATTCCTTAATTGTCATGGCGGCCCCCGAGCCGCCATCTCCTTTTTTATATTAGGCATCATGAATCTCAAGCCTTTCGTCTTCAACCCCTTCGGCGTAAACGGTTTCGTTTTAAGCAACGACGCCGGCGACGCCATTTTGATAG from uncultured Fibrobacter sp. harbors:
- a CDS encoding prepilin-type N-terminal cleavage/methylation domain-containing protein, giving the protein MNYIKKDGFTLMELLVYMAIVGIVVVVAGEAFSNSTRFRVRTEKMIEATQEAESVAALFKNDLEQMGTKSAKEAGKAAGGPIYGDAFGEVHSSVYMDPLNDDYSSFLISTDTEKFSNIKFRRLRYDESGYYVATEEINWFVKDRTLKRTCKLLDVKTGFVASMDEPCAGVNESDLDTMDMATGVDSFKVAPATPSAVGDDVVQIFPPDPDHSDFNFVSRIGDAKYVGLKSVNINGEVGIGGTTLTLSNFFSNYDRETQNYYDGPNQKINQVFAVKNETIEGTPVWSDVCTSFGNLTLEKNQEYEISFKINSPGVTDIYANDARNRSLAFVPGVDHMSVGFRSISTGDFPKVEGKKLIDDFFFFPPLDINGGSGTRSMRFTVSQKIEGVCLAFTFACFSPLVYQGKVSIEDLKVKKIASSSYSFSNPPFDAEAHKADKKNVKAMRLLLQVSRGAANGGSSTKGRSELIIPIPSNGPRD
- the cysS gene encoding cysteine--tRNA ligase, with the translated sequence MALQFYNTASRKKEVFTLPEGVPAVRMYCCGPTVYHFAHIGNLRTYIFEDFLVRTLKYYGYKVNHIVNITDVGHLTSDADSGDDKMEKGAAREGKSVWDIAKFYTDAFMADWHRLNIQEPTRWTPATQHIQEQIDLVKTLEEKGYTYRTSDGIYFDSLKFPRYADFARLDVENLRKGSRIDMGEKHNATDFALWKFSPKDKKRAMEWDSPWGVGFPGWHIECSAMAMKYNGPTLDIHCGGTDHIRVHHTNEIAQSECANGVPFARFWMHGEFLRTASEEKLEDGTTETKFGKMSKSSGEFLTVSLLMDRGFNPLDYRFFAIGSHYRNYLNFTWEALEGAKEGLKSLHKKTDPLIGKATAIESDAAKAFQNEFKEAIGDDLNMPRALGIMNTMLKSDIDDGEKAALVADFDQIFGLKLDEPREEYAKKGANDGVDVAKIEALIAARKEARANKNWAESDRIRDELAAMNVVIKDSKEGTTWEIKG
- a CDS encoding type II secretion system protein, with amino-acid sequence MVCGKLHKNLGFQNKRGFGIVEVMVAAVVLGFLYMAVMNLQAGNHDALLRIRGRDGATEVAQNIIDSLGALGIASLSTENNDKLIQVHDNATDETYWTLATSKGKPDTIKVNRKWRGQPGIIENTMAVDYDVVVKVSPDTAYMAKTTSKYLEMDNDTIRHVYAKRLDVKVLWCFKCSNSEPNQSITVSGVVK
- a CDS encoding FISUMP domain-containing protein, coding for MTKRLTLLMVASFLYFTACGDSTSGSGPDSLTYVNEDGEEISIDVSTGSFKDPRDGKSYNTVTIGEQTWMVENLAYSGGGDSPSDEKYDWTSAQSACPEGWHLSQTKEWLELFKALEKVYGDSAGWALKSTSGWESDTTDGEVVSGNGGNILNFDIKPTGICRGSDCRYQGKMAGFWTMSKVDRDGYADYIRFERDPSWHSNDIYRDARLHVRCVNDKGTIFESLGKCTDEKESSVGEHKSSFYICKDGFWETANLEQKLNFAIGECNAEIANQRFMLQDTSFLCEASEYSTIVYPTPDGPGEIGYTTSYHWIYTPKDTILKECEIAGDTLCQYIDSTFHYSLGYWYEANINEVKKCDSTINGEMVSLNKQKYVCQDNKWKVASQADEEEGLCDASRQYDMITIGKGEFNSQKYVCAGNRWYPLQAPEDSLGLCTNNGEKGTYRGQEFICNTSEHIWYHHFTDSRDNREYRSVLLRGMLVMAENVKYGGDSMYVWHEAMALDESCDSLYCAEADFDTSGHQGICPDGWELLTASEASNLLDFYAVPSIYTSSSTDDDYHSALSRNGWPRPLGNNRSGLNFTPNKIDTAYAMETYVISSSSHSMEIGTRSTGEIEYIEYNASTWISKESTGSWSWPNKPGDRSTIAYQLHFHQTVYFVGTYDFSESMSPSSDYKKKSKAPVRCKKKLL
- a CDS encoding Tfp pilus assembly protein FimT/FimU, which produces MLFAMRTARKMKAGYTLVEVLVVVSIMGILSSVGVAGLQRAVANARIKDAARNTAAFVERVSALAAQRNEVLCLKVFDSDLQQIVVYRDTIERNCSQPKGKIDSLRIDSPAKFVPSGEGCPTTMKSWISDDLSPSSMKAFDPHRYIGLSSMPLSGGICIRYGTMNIYGAASNDKNIRKKNVKKVIPMWKVEDDGSQNNNWNNWTEL